The following nucleotide sequence is from Borrelia parkeri.
AAGTGCATTATTAATGACTTTATTTTTACTTATGAGTTGTGGAGCTGGTAGTACTAATGCTGAGGATCCTCAGAGTAGATTCTTGAAATCTCTTATTAGTTTAGGTAATGACTTCTTAGATGTTTTCACTTCTTTTACTGATATGGTTGGAGGGGTTTTAGGGTTTAATACTAATACTAAAAAGTCTGATGTTGGAGCTTACTTTAAAACTGTTCAGGATACTGTACAAGGCACTAAGGATAAGCTTAATAAAATTGTTGCTGACATGAAATCTGATAATAATCCTAATGCAGAGGCTACTGATACCGCTGTAAAAGCTCTAATTACTAATACTCTTGATAAGATAATCCAGGGGGCTAAGACTGCTAGTGAGGCTATTGGTACTACAGGTGATGACCTACTTGGTAATGTTGCTGCTCACGCAGCTCCTGCAGGTGCTAAAGGTGAAACTGAAAATTTAATAAAAGGCATTAAATCGATTGTAGATGTGGTTCTTAAAGAAGGAAGTGCTGATTCGGGTGATGATAAAAAGGCTGAAGATGGTTCTACTACAAGAACCGGTGGCAATGCTACTGACAATGAAGCAGGAAAGTTATTTGCTTCTGCTAATGCAGGGGCTGCAGATGCTGCAAAAAAATCAGCTGCTGATGCTGCTAAGGCTGTTGGTGCTGTAACTGGTTCTGACATTTTACAAGCTATCGTTAAAGATAATGGTGATGCTGCTAAATTAGCAACTGCTCAAAATGCTGCTAATGCTGCTAAAAAAGATGCCGAAGTAGCAGGGGCTATAGCCTTAAGAGCTATGGCTAAAGGCGGTAAATTTACTGGTCCTAGTGCTGATGATCAAGGGGGTGTTGCTCCTATCGTTAAAGGTGCAGCTGTAAGTGCAGTTACTAAGGCTTTAGATGCATTAACAATAGCAATAAGAGATACTATTGATACAGGACTTAAAACTGTTAAAGATGCTATAAATATTAATACTACTGATACTCCTGTGACCACTGATAATACAACCTCTGAAGCTAAAAACCAATAATCAGAATTAATAACAATATATATAATTAAATAAAGTCATTTGAGGAAAACTATTTCTCTCTTTATGAGAATTGTTTTCCTTTTATTTATATTTGTCCCCTGGTTAATAAGGAGGCACGTGATAATGAAAAGAATTACTTTTTGTGCGTTATTAATGACTTTATTTTTACTTCTTAGTTGTGGGAGTGGTAGTACTAAGACGGAAGATCCTAAGACCTTATTCTTAACTTCTATTGCTAATTTGGGTAAAGGTTTCTTAGATGTTTTTACTTCCCTTTCTGATATGGTTTCTGGTGCCTTTGGCATTAAAGCAGATACTAAGAAATCTGACATTGGTAAGTATTTCACTGATATTGCTGACACTATGACATCTGTTAAAAAGAAGTTGCAAGCAGAAGTTGCTAAGAATGGAAATTACTCAAAGGTTAAATCAGTTGTTGATACATTTATCACTAACACATTAGACAAGATCGCAGAAGGAGCTAAGAAAGCTGCTAGTGGGGCTACAACTGATGCTGCTATTGGTGAAGTTGTGAAATCTGATGCTGGTACTAGCGTTGACGCTACAAGTGTCAATGCTCTTGTTAAAGGAATTAAGACTATTGTTGATGTGTTTTTAAAAGAAGGTGATGGACAAGCAGATAAAACGGATCCTGTTGATGCTGATAAGAAAGATATTGGTAAGTTATTTGGGGCTAAAAATGAGGCTGATAAAGGTGCTGAAGAGAAACATGTAGCTGCTGCTGGTGCATCAATTGGGGCTGTAACTGGGGCTGATATCCTAAAAGCTATTGCTGCTTCTAATGCTGATGCTAAGAAAGATGGTAAAGTTAAGGATGCTACGGATGCAGCTTCTCTGGCTTTAGCTAAGGGTACTTCTACTGATAATGATGATCAACTTGGAGATGCAGCAAAGAAAGATGCAGTTATTGCTGCTGGTATCGCACTGAGAGCAATGGCTAAGGATGGTAAATTTATTGTTAAAGATACAGCTGCTAAGAAGACAGAAGCTGAAGCAGCTAAGGGAGCAGCTGCTAGTGCTGTTGGTAAGACTTTAAGTACTCTTATAATAGCAATAAGAAATACTGTTGATAGTGGTTTAAAGACAATAAGTGATTCTCTTGCTACAGTTACACAAGAAGATAAGTCTGCAGATTCTAC
It contains:
- a CDS encoding variable large family protein translates to MMKRITFCALLMTLFLLLSCGSGSTKTEDPKTLFLTSIANLGKGFLDVFTSLSDMVSGAFGIKADTKKSDIGKYFTDIADTMTSVKKKLQAEVAKNGNYSKVKSVVDTFITNTLDKIAEGAKKAASGATTDAAIGEVVKSDAGTSVDATSVNALVKGIKTIVDVFLKEGDGQADKTDPVDADKKDIGKLFGAKNEADKGAEEKHVAAAGASIGAVTGADILKAIAASNADAKKDGKVKDATDAASLALAKGTSTDNDDQLGDAAKKDAVIAAGIALRAMAKDGKFIVKDTAAKKTEAEAAKGAAASAVGKTLSTLIIAIRNTVDSGLKTISDSLATVTQEDKSADSTTPAEAATGGQQQ
- a CDS encoding variable large family protein — translated: MKRITLSALLMTLFLLMSCGAGSTNAEDPQSRFLKSLISLGNDFLDVFTSFTDMVGGVLGFNTNTKKSDVGAYFKTVQDTVQGTKDKLNKIVADMKSDNNPNAEATDTAVKALITNTLDKIIQGAKTASEAIGTTGDDLLGNVAAHAAPAGAKGETENLIKGIKSIVDVVLKEGSADSGDDKKAEDGSTTRTGGNATDNEAGKLFASANAGAADAAKKSAADAAKAVGAVTGSDILQAIVKDNGDAAKLATAQNAANAAKKDAEVAGAIALRAMAKGGKFTGPSADDQGGVAPIVKGAAVSAVTKALDALTIAIRDTIDTGLKTVKDAININTTDTPVTTDNTTSEAKNQ